One genomic segment of Desertifilum tharense IPPAS B-1220 includes these proteins:
- a CDS encoding SDR family oxidoreductase, giving the protein MSLKTIVVAGASRGIGLAVAEHLQSRCDRLLSISRTPSPIGEWIQADLSDPKGIETVADALGDRALDALLYMGGTWETHAFTHQYRFEECSDEDITRVIQVNLIAPIRLVKALLPALRRSLNPKIVFMGSLSGRDNFPGREVANSASKFGLRGVVHSLREELRPQQIGVTVINPGNVGTPEVLADLAANHLTGGQAIPLPDLLKILDCVLSLSRSTCIKEIDVPAMLGEGA; this is encoded by the coding sequence ATGTCATTGAAAACGATTGTGGTTGCTGGTGCGAGTCGTGGGATTGGACTAGCGGTAGCAGAACATTTACAGTCCCGTTGCGATCGCCTACTGAGTATCTCCCGCACGCCTTCCCCGATAGGTGAATGGATTCAGGCTGACTTGTCCGATCCCAAGGGAATAGAAACGGTTGCTGACGCTTTGGGCGATCGCGCCTTGGATGCCCTACTTTATATGGGGGGGACTTGGGAAACCCATGCTTTCACCCATCAGTACCGCTTTGAAGAGTGTTCCGACGAAGACATTACCCGCGTCATTCAAGTCAACTTGATCGCGCCGATTCGATTGGTGAAAGCGTTGCTCCCTGCACTGCGGCGATCGCTCAATCCTAAAATTGTGTTCATGGGATCGCTCTCTGGGCGCGATAATTTTCCAGGGCGAGAGGTGGCCAATAGTGCCTCCAAATTCGGCTTGCGTGGAGTCGTGCATTCCTTGCGAGAGGAATTGCGTCCTCAGCAGATTGGAGTCACAGTCATTAACCCAGGTAATGTAGGAACGCCTGAAGTGCTAGCCGATCTAGCCGCGAATCATTTAACAGGGGGACAAGCAATTCCCCTACCGGATCTGCTCAAGATTCTCGACTGCGTGCTGTCGCTATCGCGCTCTACTTGTATCAAGGAAATTGATGTACCTGCCATGCTAGGGGAGGGAGCCTAG